From Brassica oleracea var. oleracea cultivar TO1000 chromosome C3, BOL, whole genome shotgun sequence, a single genomic window includes:
- the LOC106331983 gene encoding WD repeat domain-containing protein 83, which yields MSATTELPTKEANLLKGHEGAVLAARFNGDGNYALTCGKDRTIRLWNPHRGILIKTYKSHGREVRDVHVTSDNAKFCSCGGDRQVYYWDVSTGRVIRKFRGHDGEVNAVKFNDSSAVVVSAGFDRSLRVWDCRSHSVEPVQIIDTFLDTVMSVVLTKTEIIGGSVDGTVRTFDIRMGREMSDNLGQPVNCISISNDGNCVLAGCLDSTLRLLDRTTGELLQVYKGHISKSFKTDCCLTNSDAHVIGGSEDGMVYFWDLVDAKVVSKFRAHDLVVTSVSYHPKEDCMLTSSVDGTVRVWKK from the exons ATGAGCGCGACGACGGAGCTGCCGACTAAAGAGGCGAACTTGCTCAAAGGCCACGAAGGGGCGGTTTTAGCGGCGAGGTTTAACGGCGACGGAAACTACGCTCTCACATGTGGTAAAGATCGAACCATCCGCCTCTGGAACCCGCACCGTGGAATCCTAATCAAGACCTACAAATCCCATGGCCGCGAAGTCCGCGACGTTCATGTTACTTC AGACAATGCAAAGTTTTGCTCATGTGGTGGTGATAGACAAGTGTATTACTGGGATGTTTCAACGGGACGCGTCATCCGTAAGTTCCGTGGTCACGACGGCGAG GTCAATGCGGTGAAGTTCAATGACTCATCAGCTGTAGTTGTATCAGCTGGTTTCGATCGTTCCTTACGTGTTTGGGACTGCAGATCTCACAGTGTTGAGCCGGTTCAG ATCATTGATACGTTTTTGGATACAGTCATGTCAGTTGTTTTAACAAAGACTGAGATTATTGGTGGTAGTGTCGATGGAACTGTTCGAACCTTTGACATACGTATGGGTAG GGAGATGTCGGATAACTTAGGACAACCGGTTAATTGTATATCGATATCAAACGATGGAAACTGCGTTTTAGCTGGTTGCTTGGACTCTACTCTGCGTCTACTTGACAG AACCACAGGAGAGCTACTCCAAGTCTATAAAGGTCATATATCTAAG TCATTTAAAACCGATTGTTGTCTCACTAACTCGGACGCACATGTGATCGGAGGATCGGAGGATGGAATGGTTTACTTTTGGGATTTGGTAGATGCAAAAGTTGTATCCAAATTTCGAGCTCATGATTTAGTG GTGACAAGCGTGAGTTACCACCCCAAGGAAGATTGTATGTTGACTTCCTCGGTCGATGGTACAGTTCGTGTCTGGAAAAAATGA